One Streptomyces sp. NBC_00102 DNA segment encodes these proteins:
- the fxsA gene encoding FxsA family membrane protein has product MTTGTPPPNRPRRSRVRRFLPLGLVAWMALEIWLLILVADAAGGFTVLLLLVAGLVCGAAVVKMAGRRAFSNLTETLRQTPGQPGADERRPESQPTARGNGFLMLGGILLMIPGMLLDVAGLLLLVPPVRKALSGLTERALERRMSAAAPGSLSGAFQQARMHRPDGKVVQGEVIRQDGTQPPPRGDDGQRGPRPPLAP; this is encoded by the coding sequence ATGACGACCGGCACACCGCCCCCGAACCGTCCCCGGCGCTCGCGCGTCCGCAGATTCCTGCCGCTGGGCCTCGTCGCCTGGATGGCGCTGGAGATCTGGCTGCTGATCCTGGTGGCCGACGCGGCCGGCGGCTTCACCGTCCTGCTGCTCCTGGTGGCGGGCCTCGTATGCGGTGCGGCCGTGGTCAAGATGGCCGGACGCCGTGCCTTCTCCAACCTCACCGAGACCCTCCGGCAGACGCCGGGGCAGCCCGGCGCGGACGAGCGGCGGCCGGAGTCGCAGCCGACGGCCCGGGGCAACGGCTTCCTCATGCTCGGCGGAATCCTGCTCATGATCCCCGGCATGCTCCTGGACGTGGCCGGCCTTCTGCTCCTGGTGCCGCCCGTGCGCAAGGCGCTCAGCGGGCTCACCGAGCGGGCGCTGGAGCGCCGGATGAGCGCCGCCGCACCGGGGAGCCTCTCCGGCGCTTTCCAGCAGGCCCGTATGCACCGCCCGGACGGGAAGGTGGTCCAGGGCGAGGTCATCCGCCAGGACGGCACGCAGCCGCCCCCGCGCGGCGACGACGGTCAGCGGGGCCCCCGGCCACCGCTGGCCCCTTAG
- a CDS encoding amidohydrolase: MTKSTAPQSDSEHRTVLLRGGDVHSPADPFATAMVVERGHVAWVGSEGAADAFAGAADEIVDLEGALVTPAFTDAHVHTTSTGLALTGLDLSGARSLAEALESVRAFADGRPSDAVLLGHGWDAARWPGQQPPSRRELDEAAGGRALYLTRVDVHSAVVTTALLDRVPGITAMDGYRPDAPLTGDAHHAVRAAAHATVTAGQRADAQRAALRHAASLGIGTVHECGGPEISDEDDFTSLLALAGAEPGPRVLGLWAEYVEDEKGAARIRELGALGAAGDLFADGSLGSHTACLHEPYADAPHTGAAHLDSARIAAHVAACTEAGLQAGFHAIGDAALTAVVDGIRAAAGRVGLARVRAARHRVEHAEMLTPETIAAFAELGLTASVQPAFDAAWGGEDGMYARRLGAERAATLNPYAALLRAGVPLAFGSDSPVTPLDPWGTVRAAAFHRNPEHRISVRAGFTAHTRGGWRAAGRDDAGILVPGAPADYAIWRTSELVVQAPDDRVARWSTDPRSGTPGLPDLSPEADLPVCLSTVVGGQSVYVRPNE, from the coding sequence ATGACCAAGAGCACCGCCCCCCAGAGCGATTCCGAACACCGCACCGTGCTGCTGCGCGGTGGAGACGTCCACAGCCCCGCCGACCCGTTCGCCACCGCGATGGTCGTCGAACGCGGGCATGTCGCCTGGGTGGGCTCCGAGGGGGCCGCCGACGCCTTCGCCGGCGCGGCGGACGAGATCGTCGATCTGGAAGGCGCCCTGGTCACCCCCGCCTTCACCGACGCGCACGTGCACACCACCTCCACCGGCCTCGCGCTCACCGGGCTCGACCTGTCGGGCGCCCGCAGCCTGGCGGAGGCGCTGGAGTCCGTCCGCGCCTTCGCCGACGGCCGGCCCTCCGACGCGGTCCTGCTCGGCCACGGCTGGGACGCCGCGCGCTGGCCCGGGCAGCAGCCTCCGTCGCGCCGCGAACTGGACGAGGCGGCGGGCGGCAGGGCCCTCTATCTGACTCGCGTGGACGTGCACTCCGCGGTCGTCACCACGGCCCTCCTGGACCGCGTCCCGGGGATCACGGCGATGGACGGGTACCGCCCCGACGCGCCGCTGACCGGCGACGCCCACCACGCGGTACGCGCCGCCGCGCACGCCACCGTGACCGCGGGGCAGCGCGCCGACGCCCAGCGCGCCGCCCTGCGCCACGCGGCCTCGCTCGGCATCGGCACGGTCCACGAGTGCGGCGGCCCCGAGATCTCCGACGAGGACGACTTCACCTCGCTGCTGGCCCTGGCAGGCGCCGAACCCGGCCCCCGGGTCCTCGGACTCTGGGCCGAGTACGTCGAGGACGAGAAGGGCGCCGCACGCATCCGCGAACTCGGCGCGCTCGGTGCCGCCGGAGACCTCTTCGCGGACGGCTCGCTCGGTTCGCACACCGCCTGCCTGCACGAGCCGTACGCCGACGCGCCGCACACCGGCGCCGCCCATCTGGATTCCGCGCGGATCGCCGCCCACGTCGCGGCCTGCACCGAGGCGGGTCTCCAGGCCGGTTTCCACGCCATCGGTGACGCGGCGCTCACCGCCGTCGTGGACGGCATCCGCGCCGCCGCCGGACGGGTCGGCCTGGCCCGCGTCCGCGCCGCGCGCCACCGCGTCGAGCACGCGGAGATGCTCACCCCCGAGACGATCGCCGCCTTCGCGGAGCTGGGCCTGACCGCCTCCGTGCAGCCCGCCTTCGACGCGGCCTGGGGCGGCGAGGACGGCATGTACGCCCGGCGCCTGGGCGCGGAGCGTGCCGCGACGCTCAACCCCTACGCGGCGCTGCTGCGCGCGGGCGTGCCGCTCGCCTTCGGGTCGGACAGCCCGGTCACCCCGCTCGACCCCTGGGGCACCGTGCGGGCCGCAGCCTTCCACCGCAACCCGGAGCACCGGATCTCCGTCCGCGCCGGATTCACCGCCCACACCCGGGGCGGCTGGCGCGCGGCGGGGCGCGACGACGCCGGAATCCTGGTGCCCGGGGCGCCTGCCGACTACGCGATCTGGCGTACCTCCGAACTGGTCGTCCAGGCCCCCGACGACCGGGTCGCCCGCTGGTCGACCGACCCCCGCTCCGGCACCCCTGGCCTGCCCGATCTCTCGCCGGAGGCCGACCTTCCGGTCTGCCTGAGCACCGTCGTGGGCGGACAGAGTGTCTACGTACGCCCGAACGAGTGA
- a CDS encoding Lrp/AsnC family transcriptional regulator has protein sequence MEELDRQIVELLVKDGRMSYTDLGKATGLSTSAVHQRVRRLEQRGVIRGYAAVVDPEAVGLPLTAFISVKPFDPSAPDDIAERLAGVPELEACHSVAGDENYILKVRVATPLELEHLLTRIRSLAGVSTRTTVVLSTPYEARPPRI, from the coding sequence ATGGAGGAGCTGGACCGTCAGATCGTGGAGTTGCTCGTCAAGGACGGGCGGATGAGCTACACCGACCTGGGCAAGGCCACGGGCCTGTCCACGTCGGCCGTTCATCAGCGTGTCCGCAGGCTTGAGCAGCGAGGGGTGATCCGGGGCTACGCCGCGGTCGTCGACCCCGAGGCCGTCGGCCTGCCCCTCACCGCGTTCATCTCGGTGAAACCGTTCGACCCCAGCGCCCCCGACGACATCGCCGAGCGGCTCGCCGGAGTGCCCGAGCTGGAGGCCTGCCACAGCGTCGCCGGGGACGAGAACTACATCCTCAAGGTGCGGGTGGCCACGCCGCTGGAACTGGAACACCTGCTCACCCGCATCCGCTCGCTGGCCGGGGTCTCCACCCGGACCACCGTGGTCCTGTCCACCCCGTACGAGGCGCGGCCCCCGCGCATCTGA
- a CDS encoding acyl-CoA dehydrogenase family protein: MPDRAPQPVERRLPTEESRQLLTLVRDIVANEIAPRAADEEEAGHFPRELFTLLSESGLLGLVYDSGLGGGDQPYEVYLQVLEELAAARLTVGLGVSVHSLACHALANYGTEEQKKTHLPAMLSGGLLGAYCLSEPASGSDAASLHTRAVRDGDDWVLTGTKAWITHGGIADFCTVLARTGVDGPRGITAFLVPGDAEGLNAAAPERKMGMKGSPTAQLHFDGVRVPDGRRIGEEGQGFAIALSALDSGRLGIAACAIGVAQAALDEAVGYATDRRQFGRPIADFQGLRFQLADMATQIEAGRALYLEAARLRDAGRPFSRQAAMAKLFCTDAAMRVTIDAVQVLGGYGYTRDFPVERLMREAKVLQIVEGTNQIQRMVIARHLAGPESH; encoded by the coding sequence ATGCCCGACCGAGCCCCGCAACCGGTGGAACGTCGTCTGCCCACCGAGGAGTCCCGGCAACTGCTCACGCTGGTACGCGACATCGTCGCGAACGAGATCGCGCCCCGGGCCGCCGACGAGGAGGAGGCGGGCCACTTCCCGCGCGAACTCTTCACCCTCCTCTCCGAATCGGGCCTGCTGGGCCTGGTGTACGACTCCGGTCTCGGCGGCGGGGACCAGCCGTACGAGGTCTACCTCCAGGTCCTGGAAGAGCTGGCCGCCGCCCGGCTGACCGTGGGACTCGGCGTCAGCGTGCACTCGCTCGCCTGTCACGCCCTCGCCAACTACGGCACCGAGGAGCAGAAGAAGACCCATCTGCCCGCGATGCTCTCCGGCGGACTCCTGGGCGCCTACTGCCTCTCCGAGCCGGCGTCCGGCTCCGACGCGGCCTCGCTGCACACCAGGGCGGTACGGGACGGCGACGACTGGGTGCTCACCGGCACCAAGGCGTGGATCACCCACGGCGGCATCGCCGACTTCTGCACGGTGCTGGCCCGTACCGGCGTCGACGGCCCCCGGGGCATCACCGCCTTCCTGGTGCCCGGCGACGCCGAGGGGCTGAACGCCGCGGCCCCCGAGCGGAAGATGGGCATGAAGGGATCACCCACCGCCCAGCTCCACTTCGACGGCGTACGGGTACCGGACGGCCGCCGGATCGGCGAGGAGGGCCAGGGCTTCGCCATCGCGCTCTCCGCGCTCGACTCCGGCCGCCTGGGCATCGCCGCCTGCGCGATCGGCGTCGCCCAGGCCGCGCTGGACGAGGCCGTCGGATACGCCACGGACCGGCGGCAGTTCGGGCGTCCGATCGCGGACTTCCAGGGGCTGCGCTTCCAGCTCGCGGACATGGCCACCCAGATCGAGGCCGGCCGCGCGCTGTACCTGGAGGCCGCCCGGCTCCGCGACGCCGGCCGGCCCTTCTCCCGTCAGGCCGCCATGGCGAAGCTGTTCTGCACGGACGCGGCCATGCGCGTCACCATCGACGCCGTGCAGGTACTGGGGGGTTACGGCTACACGCGCGACTTCCCCGTCGAACGCCTGATGCGGGAGGCCAAGGTGCTCCAGATCGTGGAGGGCACCAACCAGATCCAGCGGATGGTCATCGCCCGCCACCTCGCCGGCCCCGAATCGCACTGA
- a CDS encoding SCO1431 family membrane protein, producing the protein MTATAAAAERLHHVRRARRARTGGPGERGPKVLEHVLGWTLVVVLALFVTRAGLM; encoded by the coding sequence ATGACCGCGACCGCCGCAGCCGCCGAACGCCTCCACCATGTCCGCCGCGCACGTCGCGCCCGCACCGGCGGCCCGGGGGAGAGGGGCCCCAAGGTCCTCGAACACGTCCTCGGCTGGACTCTCGTCGTCGTCCTCGCCCTCTTCGTCACCCGGGCCGGACTCATGTGA
- a CDS encoding TetR family transcriptional regulator has protein sequence MGLRELKKLRTRETISEVAIALFLERGFDQVSVADVAAAAEVSKPTLFRYFPTKEDLVVQRFADHQDESAEVVRSRPAGVSPLDALHRHFLDGLEAGDPITGLSDHEAVLAFHRLLYSTPGLVARSAQYLARAEEELARALAETLGEGSREVTSRLLAGQLVATQRILALTNWQRIVDGGSAEDVRPEAVADADHAFTLLKRGLASLPPVTG, from the coding sequence ATGGGATTGCGAGAGCTCAAGAAGCTGCGGACGCGGGAGACCATCTCCGAGGTCGCGATCGCGCTCTTCCTGGAGCGCGGATTCGACCAGGTTTCCGTCGCCGACGTCGCCGCCGCCGCGGAGGTCTCCAAACCGACGCTCTTCCGGTACTTCCCCACCAAGGAGGACCTGGTCGTCCAGCGCTTCGCCGACCACCAGGACGAGAGCGCCGAGGTGGTGCGCAGCCGTCCGGCCGGGGTGAGCCCGCTCGACGCCCTCCACCGGCACTTCCTGGACGGGCTGGAAGCCGGCGACCCCATCACCGGGCTCAGTGACCACGAGGCCGTTCTCGCCTTCCACCGCCTCCTGTACTCCACCCCCGGCCTCGTGGCCCGCTCCGCCCAGTACCTCGCCCGCGCGGAGGAAGAACTCGCGCGCGCCCTCGCCGAGACCCTCGGCGAGGGGTCCCGGGAGGTCACGTCCCGGCTGCTGGCGGGGCAACTGGTCGCCACCCAGCGCATCCTGGCCCTGACCAACTGGCAGCGCATCGTGGACGGCGGATCGGCCGAGGACGTCCGCCCCGAAGCCGTCGCCGACGCGGACCACGCCTTCACCCTGCTGAAGCGGGGGCTCGCCTCGCTCCCTCCCGTCACGGGCTGA
- a CDS encoding NAD-binding lipoprotein — protein sequence MEPVKGRPPAPLRDRARYRFDRTLARSTGTLMGWLVITCLAVVVPVSAVLVWTDPSSPRSLSDRLTAVWRASAETLRLGSATGAPLRLALSALLGLFALLGVSTLVGVVTTGLADRMAELSRGRSRVLEHGHVVVLGWSDQATTVVSELVAAQAPHRPRAVVLLADRDKAEMERALAAHLPPAARGRIICRSGPASDPEVLALVSPRTASTVLVLPSGEPSADAEVLRVLLSLRAVLGEGTVGPPVLAAVRDDRYRAPARLAAGPRGTVLETDTVTARLIAQCVGRPGLSLVLRDLLDFAGDEFHLADATAFHGDTFGTALLGHPDSCVVGLLTPDGRTLLNPPEGTPVEPGGHLIVLALDDDSTRVEDCRHLVDPSAIAVDGAPLDDPTRLLVLGWNRRAPLVVDQLRVTARPGSVLDVITDSAVPGPREPEGGAPAAASVRFRSAALSRPEALLGLDLTPYDGLVVLGPDPGDSPERPDDWTLVTLLALRLLEERAGRELRVVTELTDDRNRPLAPVNHGSDVIVSGKLTGLLMAQITQNRHLAPVFDELFSGDGANVLLRPAGTYVRPGAEATFATVVAAARDRGDCAIGYRSEDRSAPGTDHGVRLNPPKGERRVWSAGDQVVVVGTPPRHAATPAPDTAPRRANLG from the coding sequence GTGGAACCAGTCAAGGGGAGGCCACCGGCACCGCTGCGGGACCGGGCGCGCTACCGGTTCGACCGGACGCTGGCGCGTTCCACCGGCACCCTCATGGGCTGGCTGGTCATCACCTGCCTGGCCGTCGTGGTCCCGGTGAGCGCGGTACTGGTGTGGACCGACCCGAGTTCGCCCCGGTCGCTCTCGGACCGGCTGACCGCGGTGTGGCGCGCCAGCGCGGAGACCCTCCGACTCGGCTCCGCCACGGGAGCCCCGCTCCGGCTGGCCCTCTCCGCGCTGCTCGGGCTGTTCGCCCTGCTCGGCGTGTCGACTCTGGTCGGGGTGGTCACCACCGGTCTCGCCGACCGCATGGCCGAGCTGAGCCGGGGGAGGTCGAGGGTCCTGGAACACGGCCACGTCGTCGTGCTCGGCTGGTCCGACCAGGCGACCACCGTGGTGAGCGAACTGGTCGCTGCCCAGGCGCCGCACCGGCCGCGGGCCGTCGTCCTGCTCGCCGACCGCGACAAGGCGGAGATGGAACGCGCGCTCGCCGCCCACCTCCCGCCGGCCGCACGCGGGCGGATCATCTGCCGCAGCGGCCCCGCGAGCGACCCCGAGGTGCTCGCCCTCGTCAGCCCGCGCACCGCGAGCACCGTACTGGTGCTGCCCTCCGGGGAGCCGTCGGCGGACGCGGAGGTGCTGCGGGTCCTGCTCTCCCTGCGCGCGGTACTCGGCGAGGGCACGGTCGGGCCCCCGGTACTCGCCGCGGTGCGGGACGACCGCTACCGCGCCCCCGCGCGCCTCGCCGCCGGGCCGCGCGGCACGGTGCTGGAGACCGACACCGTCACCGCCCGGCTGATCGCGCAGTGCGTCGGCAGACCGGGGCTCTCCCTCGTGCTCCGCGACCTTCTCGACTTCGCGGGCGACGAGTTCCACCTCGCCGACGCCACCGCCTTCCACGGCGACACCTTCGGCACCGCCCTGCTGGGCCACCCGGACTCCTGCGTCGTCGGTCTGCTCACGCCGGACGGCCGTACGCTGCTCAACCCGCCGGAAGGCACCCCGGTCGAACCGGGCGGCCACCTGATCGTGCTCGCCCTGGACGACGACTCCACCCGGGTGGAGGACTGCCGGCATCTGGTCGACCCCTCCGCGATCGCCGTGGACGGCGCCCCGCTGGACGACCCGACACGCCTGCTGGTGCTCGGCTGGAACCGCCGCGCCCCGCTCGTCGTCGACCAGCTGCGGGTGACCGCCCGCCCCGGCTCCGTCCTCGACGTGATCACCGACAGCGCCGTCCCCGGGCCGAGGGAGCCGGAAGGCGGTGCGCCCGCGGCCGCGTCCGTACGGTTCCGGTCCGCCGCCCTGTCCCGGCCCGAGGCCCTGCTCGGGCTCGACCTCACCCCGTACGACGGCCTGGTCGTCCTCGGACCCGATCCGGGCGACAGCCCGGAGCGCCCCGACGACTGGACGCTGGTCACCCTGCTCGCGCTGCGGCTCCTGGAGGAACGCGCCGGACGCGAGCTGCGCGTCGTCACCGAGCTCACCGACGACCGCAACCGCCCCCTCGCCCCCGTCAACCACGGCTCCGACGTCATCGTCAGCGGAAAACTGACCGGACTGCTGATGGCCCAGATCACCCAGAACAGGCACCTGGCCCCCGTGTTCGACGAACTGTTCTCCGGCGACGGCGCGAACGTCCTCCTGCGCCCCGCCGGCACGTACGTCCGCCCGGGCGCCGAAGCCACCTTCGCCACCGTCGTCGCCGCCGCCCGGGACCGCGGCGACTGCGCGATCGGCTACCGCAGCGAGGACCGGTCGGCCCCCGGCACCGACCACGGCGTGCGGCTCAACCCGCCCAAGGGCGAGCGGCGCGTATGGAGCGCCGGTGACCAGGTGGTCGTGGTGGGTACGCCCCCGCGCCACGCCGCCACGCCCGCACCGGACACCGCTCCCCGACGGGCGAACCTCGGCTGA
- a CDS encoding discoidin domain-containing protein — MRPADIGPPADETSVKRPWLTTRTVRTGLASVLAALLVGSLAPAAHAAAGPQSPAAPAASAAGKSWPGNKHNATGGKDYYIDATLGHDTAAGTSPKSAWRSLAKANATTFLPGDRILLKAGEQWQNEQLWPKGSGSAGKPITISAYGDKRAGRPYIATNGNVPSPFNADGTKNPQTVGLTGAIVLRNQQYWDIDNVELSNDDDFATDITKGSYVRDGIMVSINADLFPDGADTVMDHFRISDIYVHNLDGPSSWQKIHYGAVDFQVFGSKSYKAYPAGGYHFSDVRIENNTFENVELHAVQFAFNWFAADSADSGQYDEAGKWHEGWEQLWVRTRDLYSRDVYIGHNYAKSIGQGAFQLADSQRMTVEYNEVNGFLERYNAVSCGLYLWAGADSTMQYNEVYGGPDNEYDGTPWDLEYTNFNVTYQYNYSHDNAAGWMAYMGNSSNSVARYNLSVNDNGVLVKNMLSTNYAPTYFTNNTFVYDGADLNTVHDETFLSRVYFLNNIFYNTSETTPTPWYRRTGALRQAVFSNNDYYEASGTHSAQEPADPDGLRVDPEFVGDPAHYVTGAGVDKIRKAAAPFALRKDSPLIDAGRYNAHMGTEDFLGTHLYYGDAPDIGIAEYKHGRKVADPVDTDPIEEETDNRVNLALGKSVTASSTHPGANGSLGAEKLTDGNLSTRWAAADDASYPITLDVDFGADTTFDQVYLDEYTDSGTNPRVQSFELQRWDAATGTWVTFATRDAGVGHDLTVTGFGTVTSSKLRVALTSQIATEQYTPSLTEISVYRAGA, encoded by the coding sequence ATGAGACCTGCCGACATCGGCCCGCCCGCCGACGAGACGTCGGTGAAGCGCCCGTGGCTCACCACCCGGACGGTTCGTACCGGCCTCGCCTCCGTGCTCGCCGCGCTGCTCGTGGGCTCGCTCGCCCCGGCCGCGCACGCGGCAGCCGGACCGCAGAGCCCCGCCGCCCCCGCCGCCTCCGCAGCCGGCAAGTCCTGGCCCGGCAACAAGCACAACGCCACGGGTGGCAAGGACTACTACATCGACGCCACGCTCGGCCACGACACCGCGGCCGGCACCTCGCCGAAGAGCGCCTGGCGCAGCCTGGCCAAGGCGAACGCGACGACGTTTCTGCCCGGCGACCGCATCCTGCTCAAGGCCGGCGAGCAGTGGCAGAACGAGCAGCTGTGGCCGAAGGGCTCCGGCAGCGCGGGCAAGCCGATCACCATCTCGGCGTACGGCGACAAGCGCGCCGGCCGCCCCTACATCGCGACGAACGGCAACGTGCCCAGCCCGTTCAACGCGGACGGCACGAAGAACCCGCAGACCGTCGGCCTGACCGGTGCCATCGTGCTGCGCAACCAGCAGTACTGGGACATCGACAACGTCGAGCTGTCCAACGACGACGACTTCGCCACGGACATCACCAAGGGCAGTTACGTCCGCGACGGCATCATGGTCTCGATCAACGCCGACCTCTTCCCGGACGGCGCGGACACGGTCATGGACCACTTCCGCATATCCGACATCTACGTCCACAACCTGGACGGCCCGAGCAGCTGGCAGAAGATCCACTACGGTGCGGTCGACTTCCAGGTCTTCGGCAGCAAGAGCTACAAGGCGTACCCGGCCGGCGGATACCACTTCAGCGACGTCCGGATCGAGAACAACACCTTCGAGAACGTCGAACTGCACGCCGTGCAGTTCGCGTTCAACTGGTTCGCCGCGGACAGTGCCGACTCCGGCCAGTACGACGAGGCCGGCAAGTGGCACGAGGGCTGGGAGCAGCTGTGGGTGCGCACCCGCGACCTGTACAGCCGTGACGTCTACATCGGCCACAACTACGCCAAGAGCATCGGCCAGGGCGCCTTCCAGCTCGCCGACTCGCAGCGCATGACGGTCGAGTACAACGAGGTCAACGGCTTCCTGGAGCGCTACAACGCGGTCTCCTGCGGGCTCTACCTGTGGGCCGGCGCCGACTCGACCATGCAGTACAACGAGGTCTACGGCGGTCCGGACAACGAGTACGACGGCACCCCCTGGGACCTGGAGTACACCAACTTCAACGTCACGTACCAGTACAACTACTCGCACGACAACGCCGCGGGCTGGATGGCCTACATGGGCAACAGCTCGAACTCGGTGGCGCGTTACAACCTCAGCGTCAACGACAACGGCGTGCTCGTGAAGAACATGCTGTCGACGAACTACGCCCCGACGTACTTCACGAACAACACCTTCGTCTACGACGGCGCCGACCTGAACACCGTCCACGACGAGACGTTCCTCAGCCGCGTCTACTTCCTCAACAACATCTTCTACAACACCTCGGAGACCACCCCGACCCCGTGGTACCGCCGTACCGGCGCACTGCGGCAGGCCGTGTTCTCGAACAACGACTACTACGAGGCGTCCGGCACCCACTCCGCGCAGGAGCCGGCCGACCCGGACGGGCTGCGGGTCGACCCGGAGTTCGTCGGTGACCCCGCCCACTACGTCACCGGTGCGGGCGTCGACAAGATCCGCAAGGCCGCCGCGCCCTTCGCGCTGCGCAAGGACTCGCCCCTGATCGACGCGGGCCGCTACAACGCGCACATGGGCACCGAGGACTTCCTCGGTACGCACCTCTACTACGGCGACGCCCCGGACATCGGTATCGCCGAGTACAAGCACGGCCGCAAGGTGGCCGACCCGGTCGACACCGACCCGATCGAGGAGGAGACGGACAACAGGGTGAACCTCGCCCTCGGCAAGTCCGTCACCGCCAGTTCGACCCACCCCGGGGCGAACGGCTCGCTCGGCGCGGAGAAGCTGACCGACGGCAACCTGTCGACCCGCTGGGCCGCGGCCGACGACGCGTCCTACCCGATCACGCTCGACGTCGACTTCGGCGCGGACACCACCTTCGACCAGGTCTACCTGGACGAGTACACCGACTCGGGCACCAACCCCCGGGTGCAGTCCTTCGAGCTCCAGCGCTGGGACGCCGCCACCGGCACCTGGGTCACCTTCGCCACCCGTGACGCGGGTGTCGGGCACGACCTCACGGTGACGGGCTTCGGCACCGTCACCAGCTCCAAGCTGCGGGTGGCCCTCACCAGCCAGATCGCCACGGAGCAGTACACCCCGAGCCTGACCGAGATCTCGGTCTACCGCGCGGGCGCGTGA
- a CDS encoding peptidylprolyl isomerase, which yields MKGAAPATRAPRPPAGSGKQGPKGSRKPGARKPAAPRPAGTAARTAGASRRPKRRTLVVLTGAVLALVVAVVVAVTALGGGDGDEVATLDGRPVTREELLFHMGRLAPTVQNELTTTYHLATPFGWDAKTGAKTALQRLETRALDEIREDRAVLVLAQERGLVDSVDFADLTAERTAENESRAQAVAAGQTVYGVTDFSPEEYYTHRLTELATSLKDLLSKNAGDPLHVTDAEVRKAFDADPGSWSANATTYAYTQLVVQVPDGAPAGFAADLQRRVKAAGHLADVTGVTGAKLTTATYGGTGTTGLSTHDQDLVSVLGELDRGQVSAPVKGTGQITYYQLDSVKTDQDKAFTEYSQRIRQSLVEKKYATYLQRRADDASMYVDSSAVAAINAKDVQQ from the coding sequence GTGAAGGGCGCGGCGCCCGCCACCCGGGCGCCGCGCCCACCGGCGGGCTCCGGGAAGCAGGGCCCCAAGGGCTCCCGCAAGCCCGGCGCCCGCAAGCCGGCCGCCCCGCGCCCCGCCGGTACCGCGGCCCGTACGGCGGGCGCCTCCCGGCGGCCGAAGCGACGGACCCTCGTCGTGCTGACCGGAGCCGTACTCGCCCTCGTCGTGGCGGTCGTCGTCGCGGTGACCGCCCTCGGCGGCGGCGACGGCGACGAGGTCGCCACCCTGGACGGGCGCCCGGTCACCCGCGAGGAACTCCTCTTCCACATGGGGCGGCTCGCACCCACCGTGCAGAACGAGCTGACCACCACCTACCACCTGGCCACCCCGTTCGGCTGGGACGCGAAGACGGGAGCGAAGACCGCGCTCCAGCGCCTGGAGACCCGTGCGCTGGACGAGATCCGCGAAGACCGGGCCGTCCTCGTCCTCGCACAGGAGCGGGGGCTCGTCGACTCCGTGGACTTCGCGGACCTCACCGCCGAACGCACGGCGGAGAACGAGTCCCGCGCCCAGGCGGTCGCGGCCGGCCAGACCGTGTACGGAGTCACGGACTTCTCCCCGGAGGAGTACTACACCCACCGGCTGACCGAACTCGCCACCAGCCTCAAGGACCTGCTCAGCAAGAACGCCGGCGACCCGCTCCACGTCACCGACGCCGAGGTCCGCAAGGCCTTCGACGCGGACCCCGGCTCCTGGAGCGCCAACGCGACCACGTACGCGTACACACAACTCGTGGTCCAGGTACCGGACGGCGCACCGGCCGGCTTCGCCGCCGACCTCCAGCGCCGGGTGAAGGCCGCCGGGCACCTCGCGGACGTCACCGGGGTGACCGGCGCCAAGCTCACCACCGCCACCTACGGCGGCACCGGCACGACCGGGCTGAGCACCCACGACCAGGACCTCGTCTCCGTGCTCGGAGAGCTCGACCGGGGACAGGTCTCGGCGCCCGTCAAGGGCACCGGCCAGATCACGTACTACCAGCTCGACAGCGTGAAGACCGACCAGGACAAGGCGTTCACCGAGTACTCCCAGCGGATCCGCCAGTCGCTCGTCGAGAAGAAGTACGCCACCTACCTCCAGCGCCGGGCCGACGACGCCTCGATGTACGTCGACAGCTCGGCGGTGGCCGCCATCAACGCGAAGGACGTGCAGCAATGA